The Salvia splendens isolate huo1 chromosome 21, SspV2, whole genome shotgun sequence genome includes a window with the following:
- the LOC121785030 gene encoding serine/threonine-protein kinase AFC3-like isoform X2 yields MRLPEEFGAWEIKLMAEVNQGRQARKRRRSTWDVAPSGQPEADQRDCGDDETRAPPVLRRHVSPPKRDDDPNGHYVFSLGENLTSRYKILGKMGEGTFGRVLDCWDRHTREYVAIKIVRSIRKYRDAAMIEIDVLQRLAKYDKKESHCVKMHRWFDYRNHICIVFEKLGPSLFDFLKRNKYSPFPVDLVREFGRQLLESVAYMHDLRLIHTDLKPENILLVSSEFVKLPVCKKTSDETNSRCLPKSSAIKLIDFGSTAFDSQLHSSIVSTRHYRAPEIILGLGWTHPCDIWSVGCILMELCTGEALFQTHENLEHLAMMERVLGPLPEHMIQKATISSQGMLIPPDPLS; encoded by the exons ATGCGATTGCCAGAGGAATTCGGTGCCTGGGAAATCAAATTAATGGCGGAAGTGAATCAAGGGCGGCAAGCTCGCAAACGGCGCCGTTCAACGTGGGACGTAGCTCCGTCTGGGCAGCCGGAG GCTGATCAAAGGGATTGTGGGGATGACGAAACCAGGGCGCCGCCGGTGCTGCGGAGACATGTGTCGCCGCCGAAGAGGGATGATGATCCCAATGGGCATTACGTGTTTAGCCTCGGCGAGAATCTCACATCTAgat ATAAGATACTTGGCAAGATGGGTGAAG GCACCTTTGGTCGAGTATTGGATTGTTGGGACCGTCATACACGAGAATATGTGGCTATCAAAATTGTTAGAAGCATAAGAAAGTACCGTGATGCAGCAATGATCGAGATTGACGTGCTTCAGCGCCTTGCTAAGTATGACAAAAAAGAGTCACA TTGTGTGAAGATGCATAGGTGGTTTGATTATCGCAATCATATATGCATA GTCTTTGAGAAGCTTGGACCaagtttatttgattttctaaagagaaataaatactCCCCCTTTCCTGTGGATCTTGTTCGAGAGTTTGGGCGCCAGCTTTTGGAATCTGTAGCAT ATATGCATGATTTACGGTTAATCCACACTGATCTGAAGCCAGAAAATATACTTCTTGTCTCTTCTGAGTTTGTTAAGCTTCCTGTCTGCAAG AAAACGTCAGATGAAACAAATTCCAGATGCTTACCAAAGTCAAGTGCCATTAAGCTGATTGATTTTGGTAGTACTGCTTTTGATAGTCAGCTTCATAGCTCCATTGTCTCAACAAGGCATTACAGGGCACCTGAGATCATTTTAG GTTTAGGATGGACCCACCCTTGTGATATTTGGAGTGTTGGTTGCATACTTATGGAGCTTTGCACG GGTGAAGCACTTTTCCAAACACACGAGAACCTGGAACATTTAGCTATGATGGAGAGGGTTTTGGGACCACTGCCAGAGCATATGATTCAAAAAGCGAC AATCTCGTCTCAAGGCATGCTGATTCCCCCAGATCCTCTCTCGTGA
- the LOC121785030 gene encoding serine/threonine-protein kinase AFC3-like isoform X1 encodes MRLPEEFGAWEIKLMAEVNQGRQARKRRRSTWDVAPSGQPEADQRDCGDDETRAPPVLRRHVSPPKRDDDPNGHYVFSLGENLTSRYKILGKMGEGTFGRVLDCWDRHTREYVAIKIVRSIRKYRDAAMIEIDVLQRLAKYDKKESHCVKMHRWFDYRNHICIVFEKLGPSLFDFLKRNKYSPFPVDLVREFGRQLLESVAYMHDLRLIHTDLKPENILLVSSEFVKLPVCKKTSDETNSRCLPKSSAIKLIDFGSTAFDSQLHSSIVSTRHYRAPEIILGLGWTHPCDIWSVGCILMELCTGEALFQTHENLEHLAMMERVLGPLPEHMIQKATKGAEKYFRRSRLNWPEGAVSRDSIRAVRKLDLLKNLVSRHADSPRSSLVNLLHGLLKFEPSERLTAREALEHPFFKDPA; translated from the exons ATGCGATTGCCAGAGGAATTCGGTGCCTGGGAAATCAAATTAATGGCGGAAGTGAATCAAGGGCGGCAAGCTCGCAAACGGCGCCGTTCAACGTGGGACGTAGCTCCGTCTGGGCAGCCGGAG GCTGATCAAAGGGATTGTGGGGATGACGAAACCAGGGCGCCGCCGGTGCTGCGGAGACATGTGTCGCCGCCGAAGAGGGATGATGATCCCAATGGGCATTACGTGTTTAGCCTCGGCGAGAATCTCACATCTAgat ATAAGATACTTGGCAAGATGGGTGAAG GCACCTTTGGTCGAGTATTGGATTGTTGGGACCGTCATACACGAGAATATGTGGCTATCAAAATTGTTAGAAGCATAAGAAAGTACCGTGATGCAGCAATGATCGAGATTGACGTGCTTCAGCGCCTTGCTAAGTATGACAAAAAAGAGTCACA TTGTGTGAAGATGCATAGGTGGTTTGATTATCGCAATCATATATGCATA GTCTTTGAGAAGCTTGGACCaagtttatttgattttctaaagagaaataaatactCCCCCTTTCCTGTGGATCTTGTTCGAGAGTTTGGGCGCCAGCTTTTGGAATCTGTAGCAT ATATGCATGATTTACGGTTAATCCACACTGATCTGAAGCCAGAAAATATACTTCTTGTCTCTTCTGAGTTTGTTAAGCTTCCTGTCTGCAAG AAAACGTCAGATGAAACAAATTCCAGATGCTTACCAAAGTCAAGTGCCATTAAGCTGATTGATTTTGGTAGTACTGCTTTTGATAGTCAGCTTCATAGCTCCATTGTCTCAACAAGGCATTACAGGGCACCTGAGATCATTTTAG GTTTAGGATGGACCCACCCTTGTGATATTTGGAGTGTTGGTTGCATACTTATGGAGCTTTGCACG GGTGAAGCACTTTTCCAAACACACGAGAACCTGGAACATTTAGCTATGATGGAGAGGGTTTTGGGACCACTGCCAGAGCATATGATTCAAAAAGCGAC CAAAGGTGCTGAAAAATATTTCAGACGATCCAGACTGAACTGGCCTGAGGGAGCAGTTTCCAGGGATAGCATCCGTGCTGTGAGGAAGCTAGACCTATTGAAG AATCTCGTCTCAAGGCATGCTGATTCCCCCAGATCCTCTCTCGTGAACTTGTTGCACGGCTTGCTGAAGTTTGAACCATCCGAACGTCTGACCGCTCGGGAGGCGCTGGAGCATCCTTTCTTTAAGGACCCAGCGTAG